The genomic stretch AGCTCAGCAGGACCACGCTCTCTGCCAGGTTAAATAACTTCTGTACCTGCACCCCAAAGTCAAGTACACATGCCCTTTCATCTCCTCTCATGACAAGTTCTGGTGAACAGTTCCACGTTTATTGTTAGTCTCAGACAGGGACAAGGGAAGAGAGGGCTGCATCTCCTTGAGAGCAAGACGTACAACAGGAAATTAGCATAAACCGATAGCATGCAGCCATTTTCCCCTgcagaggaggggaaggagaagtcTCCAGTCTAAGGAGAATAATCCAAAGGATCAGAGAGCAGTTACATTTTTCTTGTctacttccttcctccccctggAAGTTAACCTTAGACTTGCTCTTGATTATGACTAATGATGAGGACACCACAAGCCTTTTTGTTCTAAACGTGGTGTAGGGACAGTGTTCAAAAGAATGAGAAGCTGGAGAAAGCACTTCAGGACATGGACCTAATGATGCATTTTAGGGGCTGCTTCAAAATCGTGAAGGCAAACTCAGAACACTGTTCTTAATTCTATCTCGGAAAGGGGTTCTGAGGCTCCACTCCATAATGGAGACgtgaactgaaaacaaaatgaagaataccaATTTGCTAAACCTCAAACCGAAgacaaatattatttcttttactgtCCCATGAACCAAAATGTTTAAGTTGATCACTTTACAGTAGAGTCAAAGTTATGAATTTTTCTAAAACCATTTAACAGAATGAGAACATAAAACTATTCTCTGAACTGTACCTCACTGGTTGGAATCCTATTCTTGGAGTCACAGGGATTTTGTAAAAGATGTAGAAAgattagagattttttttgaatcttaatatataaaattgaaaagcagGACAGAAACAgttattctcttctttctctcttgtagACCAGCATCCTTAGAACCATGTAAGAATCACAAAATGTAAGACTGGAAGAGACCAGAGTCTGTTGTAATTCCTAGAAGAGCCAGAGTACCTCCCATGCAGGTGATTTCCTTCAGAGTTGGCGGGCCTGCCTTCACTGTAAGGTCAGCATTCAAGATGACCTTAGTATATGGTTTTGAGAAGAGGGTCTTTAAAACCTTTGTTCAGCCGTTTCAATGAATGGTACCAAAAATCATAAGTCCCTCATAAACTATATAGCATATAGTTTATGCTATAGTTTATGACAATTTTCTGGTGTTCATCTCTCAGTGGAAACCAAAGAAACAGACTGTAAAGGCTGGAAAGAACTTTAGGGATCTTCATTTGGGGAAGGAAAGGCTGAGAGACTAACTGGCCTAAGGCATTACAGCCAGTAAGTGGCTGAACGTGGGTCTGATTCCGGGAAGGCTAATACTGCCATTAAGCCACACCACTTCCCATGAGGGCGCTGCCTGTTCCACACAACCACGTTTGTGGCCAACAAGCCATAGGAACCCACAGGGACATACTTAAACCTGCAGTACCAGGGACTTGAAACAGGTTAAGGTCTAATGtagggattttgtttttctttcagtacattttgaaaacaggctcagaggctCGGTTCCAGTTTAGTGaccctgattttttaaaaaacttaacttcatttcaaagttttaaaaactgctaaTATCTGGACATGATTGTTTTGGAATTCAGCACTAagcctgcccccctcccccactccccccactaGTCTGAAAAACAACCGTGAGAGCAGAGACCTTTTCTGACTTGTTCACTGAAGTATCATCCTCCATATCACCCACACAGTGTTAAATGAATTCTAACTTGGGTTTATTATCTGCTTTAAATCTGCCCACGAAGGCAGGGCAAGGTAAGTCGGTAGTCTCCCTTCTCCCTAAATTCTACAAAGATCCACTTTGTGATCCATCAGCAGGCGGAGCAGGGGCATGGCTTTGGCTTACACCAACTTACCCCACACTGACTTGAAGTATAGCCCATGAATTCAGCCATTGTTCTGAAGGAAGCACTGAGGGTTGGGGGTCTTTCTTCTCTCTATTAGAAGAAAGAGCGAATCACAGGTGAGATCTGGTACTCCCTACTGGAGAATGAAGTCATTTTGGGAATAgattcctttttacttttctaaaggCTAAGTTTAAGAAGGATCTTACTGAAAAATTATTCCAACTCTGAAAGGAATACACTGACATGCAATTTGTCCAGGACAAAGATAGGTTTGCGGGCTTTCCTCTAATATCAGATGGTAGCATGTAagagtttctttaaaagtaaCCAACCAGGGCCGAGCACTAGCGGCATCCTAAAGCTACCCAAAAACAATCTATCACATATCACGAGTTTCCAAAGTGCTTTTCCGTTCCCTGTCCTGGTACTTCACAGCTTCCGCCAAAGGACAGGATCCCTCAAGTGCTTCTGTGTTGCATGCCCTGGTGTCCAGCAGGCCACCGCTGAGAGAATGAATGGGCTGGTCTCTTTGCACAGGGGCCCTCACCTCTGCTGGGAGAAGGCGCTGGGGCCGTTTTTCTCGCTGGGGCCGCTCCCGGGAAATGAACCCCACGCTGCCTCTGGGAAGCTCCAGCGAATGCCAGTCCACCGCCCTCCTCTTGGCCCGCTCCAGCACTTCTTGACCCAGCCTAGCGGAGCGCTGCAGGGAACGTCGGTCTACCCCGTTCAGCGCCGCAGCCGCCAAACAGTTCTCCATACCTCCCTgcttggacacacacacacacacacacacagaggcggGTCAGCCGGCCGCCGCGACCCCGCTTCACCTCCAGGTCGGAGCCCGGCTCTCAACCTCCCCAACAAGCACTGCCCTCAACTCCGTCCTCAACGCCTTCTCCAGCGGCCGCTGGGTCAGGGGCGAGCAGGTGCGCGTTAAACCCTTCCATTTCCGCCTCCCCTTGCCCTCCGTAGGGAGCCCTCACCCAGCCAGCCTCTCAAGGAGCATGCGCTCAGCGGTCCGTCGGAGAGGGAGGGCGGGACCTAGGGCACCAGACGCAGGCGCAGTAGGCGGGACAGGAGGCGGAGCGTGACGACAGGGCGCAGGCCATTGGCGGGTGGCAGGAGGCGGGGCGCACATTCTGAGGCGGGGCGCACATTCTGCGCCGGACACGGCTCCTTCGCCCGGGTCACCGCTCCCACGTGCTGGTTGTCAGGCAAAAGGCGGCGCGCAGGGGGCTCGTCGAGGTCTGGTGGCGTTTGGGGCACTGGGCCAATTAACTCCGCAGCGGAGGCCGCCAATCAGCTTAGTCGGAAGATCCCCTGGCCCTGGGTCCTGGCTGGTGGAGAGTGTCTCTGCCGCTTAACGTGATGAACCTGGTGTAAAGTCAGGTGGTCTGTTGGGCTAAGAAATTGTGGGGAATAAGACACGTGCGTCCAGGCGCCTCTTTCTGCCAGGTCGATATTTTGGGATATCGCTACGTTTACTTGAGGAGATGGCTAGGATAGGCCAAACATTGCCGCCAACATAGGCTGCCAAGGTGGCGCTTGTTGAAGGGAGTCTGTGTGGCCAGCAGCAGGAACGCGCAGCCCTCAGCCAGAAGGCAGGTATTTCTGGCCCAGAGGGTTAGAGGAGAGCCTGAGTTGTTTGTGGAGTCTCTCGTACTCCTCTAGTGGCAGCTTCCTCACCCCTCCAGTGGAAAGTAGGGACTCACACATATCTTTTCTGAGGGATTGAGCCCACCTTTCAAGAATAGTTGCACTGTGTTTAAAGGAATTGTGCATTGTTACCTAACACCCCATTCAGTTATAGGATAGGAGATGTAGTCCAAATTCTCGCTGCAAATTAGTGACTCCTCTACACCACCCTGTGTGCAGGAAAGCATTGATGCTCAGGAGGGACCACTATAAGGGACACTGCACAGTGGGGGTCACTTTAAGGGACACAGGGAAATCAGATGCTTACCTAGGCTCCCCATCAGATGGGTCTGACCTACCAGACATGTACTAGCTGCAACTTCCATATGCACTTTTACTCATGAGTAAAAATCTCAGCTGGAgtgctgggtttgaattctggctctgtcactattttgctgtgtgattctgggcaagcaaatgacttaacttctttgagcctcacttTTCTTCATCTCTATACTTGAGGATACCAATAGTACCAACCTCCCTAGACTGTAAGCTTCTTGCAGGGAACACATCTGTCTTGTTTACTGAGTTTAAGGTGCATCTAGTATTTTATCTGCCACAGAGAGGCTAAACATAACTATTGTGAATTGGGTTGCTGTAAGGATTTGGTGAAATAATTcctgtaaaatgcttagcacaatgccttgcAAAGAATAAGTGCTCCAATAAGTGCTCCACATAAGTGCTcttatgtgtcaagcactgttctgGGAGAACGGAAAGTGGATCagactaaagaataaaaaagaaagaatgacacACATAAAATCTGTAATGTCAAGAACAAAACATGACTTGCAATAAGATTGAAACAGATAAAGTGCTATGAAGCTTAGAGGAAAAAGAGATTATGTTTAGTTGTGGGGGGAATCAAAGAAGACTTTGTAGAGAAGGAATTATTTGAGCTAGACCTTGATGGATGGCCTAGGAATTGAGAGAAGGGGTAGTTAAGATATGTTAACTGCTTTTGTAATGAGTGTGGTGAGTGGTAAGACAATTTGgtcttcttttattgtttttggattTAAAGATACTGGCTCCACAATTTTAGCTGTATCTGTGTAACCATGACCAGGTTACTTAACTATTCTATAACTCAGTGTtgtcatcatctataaaatggcaataatagtaCATTCCtcgtagggttgttgtgaggatcaaataagtTATCAAATGTATAGTGCTTTGAATagtatttggcacatagtaacggctcaataaatattagagagTATTATTATCTTAATCAGACAGCAGTCTGGTCTCTCAATATGTCTCACCTAATGCTACCGCCACATCTCACCTCACTAGACTCTTCCCCAGGATTCTATTACTACCTCCAACCCCCCATTTTGGTTCAAATGAAGCATTACTTTCTTTTTGTCTAGTCAACTCTTTGAAATCTTCAGCTATATCCAGTTGCAACCTCTGTTTccataggtttttaaaaatattgtgatacTTATGTCAATCTGATTGAAACTGTATGTAGTTGTGGTTTGTTCTCTCTCAATGGCTTAtgaactccttgaaggcagaaacTGGTCCTTAGTTGTTCCTAAATATCCAGGGCCTGTTAATTAGTGGATATTCAATAGACATTCTTGAATTTactctgatttaatttttaatttaaatagaccCATTAGTCCAGATAgggttcattttaaaaaaagaaatttacctATATGCACTTTAAAGAATGTAATGAGTATTCAGTTATAACTTATTTTCCcagaatttaacatttaaaaatatattggaaagaTGATGCTTGGAATGAAGCTGAAGCCTAAAGACTGACACTaaaatctttgcatttatttttatatttataaataaataaatatatatggcacgcagagggtgccaaaaaaaatgtatacagattttaagaaaggaaaaaaattattgaaattgtgatactcaatatctttatataccaataacaaaagatgaatacaagtcacgtttgacttcagcaattacaagaggtgctcaaagtggttaccatcagcttccagacacttctgattacagcgaattactgcttgagcaacgttcaccaatgtgtccacttgtatacatttttttggcacccctggtatacgtATATGacttgtgatcaaacaatacggtgaatgtttaaataaaaaaaatttattacagtagaagacacattgccattaatccccttgaaaatactccccctttgcttcaaatacacttatctcatcattcttgccactttctgaagcagttctggaagtcctcttttgtgggtatctttagttgcgctgtcatggctgcctcgatgtcctgaatcgatttaaaatgtttacctttcatggtcattttgactttggggaagagccagaagtcgcacaccgccagatccggtgaatacaGTGGATTAGAACATGCCATAATCTTTttgtttgatagaaattgccataccaggagcgatgtgtgacatggagcctttctgttatGATCAcaacatatggtgaatgctgctgccgagtgccatccaatggaaaggcagggatcttcagtacgGGAAGCagcgcatcgaaccttagtaacagtgtgtgacaagttccaacttgttcaatgcagtcagtcgggtgtgagctgtggttgagagaaggtgtgttttaaaggtgCCGTAAAttgtcctccatcatgacaaccctctgtcacacattgcttatggtatatggcaatttccatcaaataaaaacacaggtgtgtcctcatccaccttattccccggatctggcaccatgcaacttttggctcttcttcaaagtcaaaatgatccaGGACATCATGACAGCCACCataacacaactaaagacactcacagaagaggacttccagaactgcttcagaaagtggcaagaacgatgggataggTGTATTTAAAGCAAGGGGGAacattttgaggggattaatgacaatgtgtcttttgctgtaataagtttttaaagtttaaacgttcaccgtattttttgatcacactatacacacacacacacacacacacacactcacatttttATCATCTCAAGGTTTGTACTATAAACCACAGATTGAGAGaatccttcttctcttttttaagatagaataaaaataatgatggagCATGACCTACCATTAGGGCCCTTGTGGATTCAACACAGCCTAAGCCAGGTACTCGTGAAAGCCACCAGTGAGACTTGGAACAGCAGGTGGAAGGAGGGCAACTCAGGCATGTGCCTGGTCACCATTAGAGAGAGCAACTGTTGGTATGTCTCATGATTTCTCTCTTCGTGAGGTAAATTTATTACACAGAACACAGAAATTATTTGTCTAGGTTGTATGGTTGGGGGAATAGATAAGTTGGAGGAAGTCTTTATTCCTGAGATCTAGGGAAAGCAATTGGTTCTGTATTTTGGGGGAACattttgaggaggaaaaaaacaagtctAGTGAAGaacaatgtaaattatttttctctatgtgaATGGGGCACAAAAGGGTTAAAAACTTAGGATGCAAAAGTGAGTATAATACTAGAGTTAGACAATGGTTTATACTGTACATACCAGAGAATGTATAAATCATTTCATTTGACAggtggtatttttatttcttcagcagACTTAGGAGCTTTAGGATTATTACAGCTTTGTAAAGTAGTATTACTGTCTCAGTCATTAGATCATTCATTTTGCCTGATTACATCAACTCATTGGGTTATTGGGGAATGAATGAAAGTCATTATCAAGCTTGTCATCTTGATTATAtagattaaagaaaatgaatcaaactTCTGAGAATTAGCTTTCACAACCTGTTAAAAATTGACTGGAAGTTAAAAAATTGGTTGCAGAACAGGGTTGATTAGGGACAggttttgtcattttgaaaactATCAGAGATTAAAAGAATagtaatttttgaaagatataaaTAGTTGTAATCTatgtagagttttaaaaaacCTACCTTACtaaggtgtaatttacatatcataaagTTCACctgttttaagtatacaattcaataattttaaaatttacataattgtTCAAACATCACCATAATCcagttttggaacattttcataaGCTGAAAAGGATCCCTAGTGCCCACCTTAAGCAGTCAGTGTCAGCCCCTACCTCTAGACCCAGGCAACCACtattatgcttgctgtctctataaatttgtcttttctggataattcatataaatgtgtcatgaataaatatgtaacttttttttgtttggcttctatcacttaacataatgtttttgaggcttatccatgttgtatcagtacttcattcctttttatggctgaataatagtccattatatgaatctactacattttgtttatccatatactagttgatggccattttaattgtttccactttggggctattatgaataatgctgctatgaaagATTGCATACAAGACTttttgtggatatatgttttgCTTTCTCTAGAGgagatacttaggagtggaaatgctgggtggtatggtaaatttatgtttaacttagttttaagaaactgccaaactgttttccaaagtggctgtacaattttacattttcacaagcGATGTATGAGGATTCCAGTTTTTCTACATCCTCCCCAatactttttcttgtctttttgatcatAGTCATTATAGTGACAGTGAGGTAATAGCtcatagtggttttaatttgcatttccctaatgactaatgatgtcgaGCACTTCTCCTATTATTAGCcattcctatttcttcttttgtgaaatgtctactcaaatcttttgctcatttttaaattggcttatttttttaattactgaattatGAGCTCTTACTCTGAACAAGAATTCTTTATCACATGTATAATTCATAAgtatttcctcccagtctgtgtcatgtctttcattttcttaatggtgtcttttgaagcacaaacatcttaaattttaatgaagtccagtttatttgtttatgtatgtatgtatgtatgtatctttctatctatttatttttacatatattttctatatatttatttatcttttgcttttggtgtcatatctaagattTATGCCATTTTtgcatttgtgtgtttgtgtgtgtgtgtgtgtgtgtgtgtgttaagaggTAAGGGTCTTAATTCATCTCTTTACATGCAGATGTCCAATTGTCTTGGTATCATTTGTCaaaaagactatccttttcccattAAGTTGCCTTGGCACTTTTGTTACAAATTCGATTGACTGTAAATATAAGGGTATTTTTGGACTTTCAAtcgtttcattgatctatatgtttatcCTTATGCCAgcatcatactgttttgattattatagctttctACTAAGTGTGGAAATTGGGAAGTATAAGTCTACCAACTCTGttgttaattttcaaaattgttttggtattctaggtcattttcattttcacaaaatttaaatTCAACTTGTCAACTTATACATAAATTATTAGGatttttgataggaattgtacTGAATCAATTTGGGTAGAATTGTAATCTTAACAACATTTAGTTTTTGAATTCATGAACGTGgaatgtctatctatctatctatctatctatcttgttAGTTTCTCTCAGCAGTGTTATATAGTTATTAGTGTATATCTTGTACTTCTTTTGACAGATCTattgtgtaatttattttggaattgttttctcgattttattttcagattatgtactagtatatagaaatgtagctgatttttgcatattgatatTGTGACCTGTGACCTTTCTAAACTCATTTACTAGTTGCTAGTAGGTTTTTTGgtacatttttgtgtttcttgtgCTTCTTATATGTGTGGATTAATGTTTTGGGGAACTTtttagccatttttttctttaaatatatttttctccccttttctctctctctcttttccttctgggactccccTTATACATTTATACATCTGTTAGTATACTTGGTGGTGTCCCATAGGTTTCTGAAGCTTgtgcatttttcttcattctttttcctttctttcctctattgTTCTATCTTCATgatcactgattcttttttctgcaatCTTAAATCTGCTGCCTAACCCATCTagtgaattttcatttcagttattgtacttttaaactggcatttctgtgtgtgtgtgtgtgtgtgtgtgtttaataatcTCTATCTTTTTGTTGATATTCTGTATTGTGTTGTTGTCGTCATACttcccttaaattaaaaaaaaatttttttcatttctttgaacatatttataacagCTGCCTTGAAGTCTTTGTTTGCTAAGTCTAACATTTAGGCCCCTCAGATGTAGTTTCTATTAACTGCGTCTTTTTCTGTGTATTGGTCCCACTTTCCTGTTTATTTGTATggctcatatatatttttttttttttgaaaacaacgTTTTTAGATCAGGGGCcaacaaactttttctataaaggactagatagtaaatattttaggctttgtctCTGTTATAACTACTTAACTGTGCTGTCATAGTGTGaaaacagacatagacaatatgtaaacaaatgagtataGATGtcttccagtaaaactttatgtaaaaaaaaaataggacatgAATCATAACTGGGCCGTGGGttatagtttgctgacctctgttgGATAATGTAGCAACTCTGGATTCTGATCTGCCCCCGCTTCCGGGGGTTGTTGCTGCTGCtattgtttgttagtttatttgtttaatgacttGCCTGGACTAATTCTGTAGAGTCTGTCTCCCTTGCAGTGTGTGGTCATCATGTCTCTCCtcggttttttttcttttaattcttgtttttatttttaagcctgaCTTCCTAGGAATTGTTAGCATAGCTTAGTTGTCAGCTAATAATTGGTAAGAGGTTGTAGTTAAATATCTTGAGTCTAGTAGGGCTTTTACCCTTTGCCAATTGGTCTGTGTATGGGTTGGGAAGCACATTTAAAGTTCAGTCAtgtctgctctgatttttattttctgggtgTGTGAGGCCTCACATTCAGCCAGTGCATAACCTTGGACAATGCACACCTTCCAGACCACCAAAGATATGTGAGTGATTGTTAAAGTCCACTTTGGTTGTCTTTGGTTTGTCCACTTTTGTTGAATCCACTGTTAAATTTTTGGCTGGTCTATTGCTTGCCCCTACCAGTACTGTAGTCTCAGCCATATGTGATGTCGACTTTTCCCTGATTGTTTACCACTTATCTGCTAAGATCACGTGTTTCTGTCAATACCCTGGCACCAAATCAAGTCGTGACCTTCCAGCAGCAGAACTGCTGGTTTTCATGGCTTGTCCTGTCCTGATAGAATTACAGTCTCTGATGCCTCAGGTTCCCACTTTTCTCACAGAAGTTGAATAgattgggtgtttgttttttaaataaatgcttttcaatTTGTTGTGTAGCTCTGGTcaagttccaaaaaaaaaaaaaaaatcctgaaatgaTTGTTTAGGCACTTTTGGATGATTTGCCATCCTCCTCACTCGGTCATTCTGGAAATATTCCCTATGTAGAGTTTTAATGTCTAAAAACAAGCACAAGATATCCTGACAGATCTAGCAGCTTTTAAACAATGAATATGTTAATCATCCTGTTCCCTTCCAATTTTATATTCCTCCTAACCTTTTAAAACATAACTCCTGACTCTTTTAAGGTTcacttttatatattctttttggatgaaatttatatttattccttccatcaacatttctgtatttattcagTGGTCATTTATTAAGCTTCTGTTCTATATTGATGTTGGAATGCATTTCCATTCCAAGAAGCTCTAACGAGTAAAGTAGAAAGCCAGATTTCTAGGGTTAGATTTA from Rhinolophus ferrumequinum isolate MPI-CBG mRhiFer1 chromosome 11, mRhiFer1_v1.p, whole genome shotgun sequence encodes the following:
- the AKIP1 gene encoding A-kinase-interacting protein 1 isoform X2; protein product: MENCLAAAALNGVDRRSLQRSARLGQEVLERAKRRAVDWHSLELPRGSVGFISRERPQREKRPQRLLPAEREERPPTLSASFRTMAEFMGYTSSQCGKYYSSVLEEGGATHVYRYHRGKSQLHLCPDVGTGQAENISTDLYIEVYPGTYSVTVGANDLTKKTQVVAVDSGQSVDLVFPI